In Quercus robur chromosome 11, dhQueRobu3.1, whole genome shotgun sequence, the following proteins share a genomic window:
- the LOC126707713 gene encoding methylthioribose kinase-like — translation MAFTEFRPLDEKSLIEYIKTVPALHSKLGNNLDDIKVKEVGDGNLNFVFIIVGPDGSFVIKQALPYIRCIGESWPMTKERAYFEAVALREEARLSPEHVPEVYHFDRTMSLIGMRYLEPPHIILRKGLIAGIEYPLLAEHISEFMARTLYFTSLLHRSTTEHKRAVAEFCGNVELCRLTEQVVFSDPYKVSEYNRWTSPFLDLEAEAIRKDNILKLEVAELKSKFCERAQALIHGDLHTGSVMVTRESTQVIDPEFAFYGPMGFDIGAFLGNLILAFFAQDGHADQANDRKKYKEWILRTIEETWNLFRKKFIALWDEHKDGSGEAYLPAIYNNPELQQLVQEKFMDDLFHDTLGFGAAKMIRRIVGVAHVEDFESITDASRRADCELRALEVAKLLLKERRKFHAITEVISAMQKFQS, via the exons ATGGCTTTCACAGAGTTCAGGCCTCTGGACGAGAAGTCTCTGATCGAGTACATAAAAACCGTGCCCGCTCTGCACTCTAAGCTCGGTAACAACCTCGACGACATCAAGGTTAAGGAGGTCGGAGATGGCAACCTTAATTTCGTCTTCATCATCGTTGGCCCTGATGGATCTTTCGTCATCAAgcag GCTCTTCCGTACATACGTTGTATAGGGGAATCATGGCCGATGACTAAGGAAAGGGCATATTTTGAGGCGGTGGCACTGAGAGAGGAAGCTCGCTTGAGTCCTGAGCATGTCCCTGAAGTTTATCATTTTGATCGTACTATGTCTTTGATTGGCATGCGTTACTTAGAGCCTCCGCATATAATTCTGAGGAAAGGGTTGATTGCCGGAATTGAATACCCCTTGCTGGCAGAACACATTTCAGAATTCATGGCAAGGACACTTTATTTCACATCCCTCCTTCATCGTTCCACCACGGAGCACAAACGTGCTG TTGCCGAATTTTGTGGGAATGTGGAATTATGCAGGCTCACTGAGCAGGTTGTTTTTTCTGACCCTTACAAAGTTTCTGAGTATAACCGTTGGACTTCCCCTTTTCTTGATCTTGAAGCTGAGGCTATTCGAAAGGACAATATTTTGAAGCTTGAGGTTGCAGAATTGAAATCTAA GTTCTGTGAGAGAGCCCAGGCTCTTATACATGGAGATCTCCACACTGGTTCTGTAATGGTTACTCGTGAGTCAACTCAAGTTATAGATCCAGAATTTGCATTTTATGGGCCTATGGGTTTTGACATTGGAGCATTTCTTGGAAACTTGATTTTGGCTTTCTTTGCACAAGATGGACATGCTGATCAAGCGAATGACAGAAAA AAATATAAGGAGTGGATTTTGAGGACAATTGAAGAGACTTGGAATCTTTTCCGCAAGAAATTCATTGCACTTTGGGATGAGCACAAGGATGGTTCTGGTGAGGCATATCTTCCTGCAATATATAACAATCCTGAGCTTCAGCAGCTTGTACAAGAGAAATTTATGGATGATCTGTTCCATGACACCCTTGGATTTGGTGCTGCCAAAATGATAAG GAGAATTGTTGGTGTGGCACATGTTGAGGATTTTGAATCAATCACTGATGCTAGCAGACGAGCAGATTGTGAACTCCGGGCCCTTGAAGTGGCAAAGTTGCTTCTCAAGGAAAGGAGAAAATTCCATGCCATTACTGAAGTTATTTCAGCCATGCAAAAATTCCAGTCATAA
- the LOC126705324 gene encoding triacylglycerol lipase 1 isoform X2, which yields MAKSVAVVVRSFLLFLFSSQFAAAQFAATPTGIPSLRPRLPNDTLCNHLILPAGYPCSEHTVQTEDGYLLALHRVSSRTGNISEQRGPPVLLQHGLFMDFWDWSWQELALHDLADMICYINSITNTKIFVVGHSQGTIMSLAAFTQPDIVEMVEAAALLCPISYLGHVSAPFVLRMVNMHLDQMILAMGIHELDFRSDWGINLMDSICDGHVDCSDLLSSITGKNCCFNNSRVDFYLEYEPHPSSSKNLRHLFQMIRKGKFSKYDYGLIKNLKLYGQMKPPIFDLGHIPKSLPLWIAYGGNDDLADVTDLQHTLKQLQSKPELLYLKNYGHIDFLLSVNAKKDVYDHMIRFFRSWGKSSSSY from the exons ATGGCGAAGTCAGTGGCGGTGGTTGTGCGAAGCTTcctcctctttctcttctcgTCCCAATTCGCCGCCGCACAATTCGCCGCGACACCTACCGGAATTCCCAGTCTCCGCCCTCGATTGCCAAACGACACTTTGTGTAACCATCTCATTCTCCCCGCCGGTTATCCTTGCTCCGAACAcacg GTTCAAACAGAGGATGGTTACTTATTGGCCCTTCATCGCGTGTCTTCTCGTACTGGGAATATAAGCGAACAACGGGGTCCTCCGGTTCTGCTTCAGCATGGACTCTTCATg GATTTTTGGGATTGGAGTTGGCAGGAATTGGCTCTTCATGATCTTGCAGATATGATATGCTACataaattcaataacaaataccaaaatatttgtTGTTGGACATTCACAG GGGACAATCATGTCTTTGGCTGCATTCACTCAGCCAGATATAGTGGAAATGGTTGAAGCTGCTGCTCTTTTGTGTCCAATATCATACTTGGGACATGTCAGTGCTCCGTTTGTACTAAGAATGGTTAACATGCATCTTGATCAG ATGATTCTCGCCATGGGCATTCATGAACTCGACTTCAGAAG TGATTGGGGGATCAACCTCATGGATTCCATCTGTGATGGCCATGTAGACTGCAGTGACTTGCTATCTTCCATAACAG GGAAGAATTGTTGCTTCAATAACTCGCGTGTGGATTTCTATCTTGAATATGAACCACACCCATCATCTTCAAAGAACTTGCGTCATCTTTTCCAAA TGATTCGTAAAGGTAAGTTTTCCAAGTATGACTATGGATTGATCAAAAACCTGAAGCTTTACGGTCAGATGAAGCCCCCTATTTTCGATCTTGGTCACATACCCAAGTCATTGCCTCTATGGATAGCTTATGGGGGTAATGATGATTTAGCTGATGTTACGGATCTGCAGCACACTCTAAAGCAATTGCAGTCCAAGCCTGAGTTGCTTTATCTCAAGAACTATGGTcatatagatttccttttgAGCGTAAATGCAAAGAAAGATGTTTATGACCATATGATTCGGTTTTTCAGGTCATGGGGAAAGTCTAGTAGTAGTTACTAA
- the LOC126705324 gene encoding triacylglycerol lipase 1 isoform X1, with protein MAKSVAVVVRSFLLFLFSSQFAAAQFAATPTGIPSLRPRLPNDTLCNHLILPAGYPCSEHTVQTEDGYLLALHRVSSRTGNISEQRGPPVLLQHGLFMAGDAWFLDSPEQSLGFILADHGFDVWVGNVRGTRWSHGHVFLSEKDKDFWDWSWQELALHDLADMICYINSITNTKIFVVGHSQGTIMSLAAFTQPDIVEMVEAAALLCPISYLGHVSAPFVLRMVNMHLDQMILAMGIHELDFRSDWGINLMDSICDGHVDCSDLLSSITGKNCCFNNSRVDFYLEYEPHPSSSKNLRHLFQMIRKGKFSKYDYGLIKNLKLYGQMKPPIFDLGHIPKSLPLWIAYGGNDDLADVTDLQHTLKQLQSKPELLYLKNYGHIDFLLSVNAKKDVYDHMIRFFRSWGKSSSSY; from the exons ATGGCGAAGTCAGTGGCGGTGGTTGTGCGAAGCTTcctcctctttctcttctcgTCCCAATTCGCCGCCGCACAATTCGCCGCGACACCTACCGGAATTCCCAGTCTCCGCCCTCGATTGCCAAACGACACTTTGTGTAACCATCTCATTCTCCCCGCCGGTTATCCTTGCTCCGAACAcacg GTTCAAACAGAGGATGGTTACTTATTGGCCCTTCATCGCGTGTCTTCTCGTACTGGGAATATAAGCGAACAACGGGGTCCTCCGGTTCTGCTTCAGCATGGACTCTTCATg GCAGGTGATGCGTGGTTTCTGGATTCGCCAGAACAATCATTGGGCTTCATCCTTGCAGATCATGGTTTCGATGTTTGGGTAGGAAATGTGCGTGGAACACGTTGGAGTCATGGGCATGTATTTTTATCAGAGAAAGATAAG GATTTTTGGGATTGGAGTTGGCAGGAATTGGCTCTTCATGATCTTGCAGATATGATATGCTACataaattcaataacaaataccaaaatatttgtTGTTGGACATTCACAG GGGACAATCATGTCTTTGGCTGCATTCACTCAGCCAGATATAGTGGAAATGGTTGAAGCTGCTGCTCTTTTGTGTCCAATATCATACTTGGGACATGTCAGTGCTCCGTTTGTACTAAGAATGGTTAACATGCATCTTGATCAG ATGATTCTCGCCATGGGCATTCATGAACTCGACTTCAGAAG TGATTGGGGGATCAACCTCATGGATTCCATCTGTGATGGCCATGTAGACTGCAGTGACTTGCTATCTTCCATAACAG GGAAGAATTGTTGCTTCAATAACTCGCGTGTGGATTTCTATCTTGAATATGAACCACACCCATCATCTTCAAAGAACTTGCGTCATCTTTTCCAAA TGATTCGTAAAGGTAAGTTTTCCAAGTATGACTATGGATTGATCAAAAACCTGAAGCTTTACGGTCAGATGAAGCCCCCTATTTTCGATCTTGGTCACATACCCAAGTCATTGCCTCTATGGATAGCTTATGGGGGTAATGATGATTTAGCTGATGTTACGGATCTGCAGCACACTCTAAAGCAATTGCAGTCCAAGCCTGAGTTGCTTTATCTCAAGAACTATGGTcatatagatttccttttgAGCGTAAATGCAAAGAAAGATGTTTATGACCATATGATTCGGTTTTTCAGGTCATGGGGAAAGTCTAGTAGTAGTTACTAA
- the LOC126707260 gene encoding gallate 1-beta-glucosyltransferase — protein sequence MGSEALVHVFLVSFPGQGHVNPLLRLGKRLAAKGLLVTFSTPESIGKQMRKASNITDEPAPVGEGFIRFEFFEDGWDEDEPRRQDLDQYLPQLELIGKDIIPKMIRKNAEMGRPVSCLINNPFIPWVSDVAESLGLPSAMLWVQSCACFCAYYHYYHGLVPFPSEAEPFIDIQLPCMPLLKYDETPSFLYPTTPYPFLRRAILGQYGNLDKPFCILMDTFQELEQDVIEFMSKICPIKTVGPLFKNPKAPNSVRGDFMKADDCLEWLDSKPPQSVVYISFGSVVYLTQEQVDEIAYGLLQSGVSFLWVMKPPHKDAGLELLVLPDGFLEKAGDNGRVVQWSPQEQVLAHPSVACFVTHCGWNSTMESLTSGMPVVAFPQWGDQVTDAVYLVDVFKTGVRMCRGEAENRVITRDEVEKCLLEATVGPKAVEMKQNALKWKAAAEAAFSEGGSSDRNIQAFVDEVRARSVAITGKSTANGVALDLAEKSAEINGKVDLVETKTNGKVELVEA from the coding sequence ATGGGATCCGAAGCTCTAGTTCATGTTTTCCTTGTCTCTTTCCCAGGCCAAGGCCATGTTAACCCTCTACTCAGGCTTGGCAAGCGCCTTGCTGCAAAGGGTTTGCTTGTAACTTTCTCCACCCCCGAAAGCATTGGCAAACAGATGAGAAAAGCCAGCAACATCACCGACGAGCCTGCCCCGGTCGGTGAAGGCTTCATCCGCTTTGAATTCTTCGAAGACGGTTGGGACGAGGATGAGCCAAGGCGCCAAGACTTGGATCAATACTTGCCTCAACTGGAGCTCATTGGCAAAGATATCATCCCTAAGATGATCAGGAAAAACGCTGAAATGGGACGCCCTGTCTCGTGCCTAATCAACAACCCTTTTATCCCTTGGGTTTCTGATGTTGCTGAGAGTCTTGGCCTTCCTTCAGCTATGCTTTGGGTCCAATCTTGCGCTTGCTTCTGCGCCTATTACCACTACTACCACGGTTTAGTTCCTTTCCCTTCTGAAGCTGAACCCTTTATTGATATCCAATTGCCATGTATGCCACTTTTGAAGTACGATGAAACTCCAAGCTTCTTGTACCCCACCACTCCTTACCCCTTTTTGAGGAGGGCTATTTTGGGACAATACGGGAACTTGGACAAGCCCTTTTGCATTTTGATGGACACGTTTCAAGAGCTCGAGCAAGATGTCATCGAGTTCATGTCCAAGATTTGCCCAATCAAAACCGTCGGTCCACTTTTCAAGAACCCAAAAGCACCAAACAGCGTCCGTGGTGACTTCATGAAGGCTGATGATTGTTTGGAGTGGCTTGACTCAAAGCCACCCCAATCTGTTGTGTACATCTCATTTGGAAGTGTGGTGTACTTGACACAGGAGCAAGTCGACGAGATTGCTTATGGGCTATTGCAATCTGGGGTGTCCTTTTTGTGGGTTATGAAGCCACCTCACAAGGATGCTGGCTTAGAACTCCTTGTTCTTCCAGATGGGTTTCTCGAGAAAGCTGGGGACAATGGCAGGGTGGTCCAATGGAGCCCACAAGAGCAAGTGTTGGCACACCCATCAGTTGCTTGCTTTGTGACACACTGTGGTTGGAACTCAACCATGGAGTCACTCACTTCAGGCATGCCTGTAGTGGCTTTCCCACAATGGGGTGACCAAGTCACAGACGCTGTGTACTTAGTTGATGTGTTCAAAACCGGAGTGAGAATGTGCCGTGGTGAAGCCGAGAACAGAGTGATCACTAGGGATGAAGTTGAAAAATGCTTGTTGGAAGCTACTGTTGGGCCTAAGGCAGTGGAGATGAAGCAAAACGCTTTGAAGTGGAAGGCTGCGGCGGAGGCGGCGTTTTCAGAAGGTGGCTCCTCCGATCGGAACATACAAGCCTTTGTGGACGAGGTGAGAGCAAGAAGTGTGGCTATTACTGGTAAGTCAACAGCAAATGGGGTTGCTTTGGATTTGGCAGAGAAGTCAGCAGAAATCAATGGAAAGGTAGATTTGGTTGAAACAAAGACAAATGGAAAGGTAGAATTGGTGGAGGCCTAG